Proteins from a genomic interval of Trifolium pratense cultivar HEN17-A07 linkage group LG6, ARS_RC_1.1, whole genome shotgun sequence:
- the LOC123893088 gene encoding probable galacturonosyltransferase 6 isoform X2, with the protein MKQSHHHHRWQRTLILCLLSLSVVAPVLFLSRRLQLLTHDGRSDFLDDLSTVKHRTDLLKSNAIEQENSEELEEPKQVVYKEDDVDSTLGDDSENNNDSEESRIEGSRNNFLEKNELDDDETQDQEAQQKGVASTDETQDQEAQQKGLSSTDGDQNIQTHSQRKTDQNIKMKAKQSGLTVNQHRQVSRHQSRRVTNQTVMEIKDQIIRARAYLGFLPPSSNSHLVKELRLGIREMERAVGEATKGSDLSRSALQKMRHMGASLSKASRAFPDCAAMASKLRAMNHNAEEQVRSQQHEVTHLVHLAARTTPKGLHCLSMQLTADYFALRPEDRRLPNENKIHDPKLYHYAVFSDNILACGVVVNSTMSNSKEQEKLVFHIVTNSLNFPAISMWFILNPPGKAAIHIQNIDNFEWLSKYNTFKKQSSNDPRYTSELNYLRFYLPDIFPTLNKILLFDHDVVVQQDLSTLWNINMNGKVIAGVGTCQEGETSFRRMDMLINFSDPYIVERFDVNACTWAFGMNLFDLQQWRRHNLTGVYHKYLQRGSKKPLFNAGSLPLGWLTFYNKIMVLDRRWHILGLGYDSGIDKNKIEQAAVVHYDGIRKPWMDIGLGRYKSYWSNFMKYDHPILRRCNIQA; encoded by the exons ATGAAACaatctcatcatcatcatcggtGGCAGAGGACTTTGATCCTCTGTCTCCTCTCTCTCTCCGTCGTCGCTCCCGTCCTTTTCCTCTCTCGCCGCCTTCAACTTCTCACTCACGATG GCCGTTCAGATTTTCTTGATGATTTATCTACTGTT aaacACAGAACAGATCTTTTAAAGTCAAATGCTATAGAACAG GAAAACTCAGAAGAATTAGAAGAGCCAAAGCAAGTTGTTTATAAAGAAGATGATGTTGATTCAACGCTTGGTGACGATTCAGAAAACAATAATGATTCTGAAGAGTCTAGAATTGAAGGGtctagaaataattttttggaaaaaaatg AACTAGACGATGATGAAACACAAGACCAGGAAGCACAGCAGAAAGGAGTGGCCTCCACGGATGAAACACAAGACCAGGAAGCTCAGCAGAAAGGATTGTCCTCCACAGATGGAGATCAG AATATACAAACTCACTCTCAAAGAAAGACAGATCAGAATATTAAAATGAAGGCAAAGCAATCTGGTTTGACAGTAAACCAACATCGTCAGGTTTCACGTCATCAGTCTCGCCGAGTGACAAATCAGACTGTTATGGAGATTAAGGATCAAATTATCAGAGCCAGAGCATATTTGGGCTTTCTTCCACCAAGCAGCAATTCACACTTGGTGAAGGAGTTGAGGTTGGGAATTAGAGAGATGGAACGTGCAGTCGGTGAAGCTACCAAGGGTTCAGATCTTTCAAGGAG TGCTTTGCAGAAAATGAGACACATGGGGGCTTCACTGTCTAAAGCCAGCCGTGCTTTCCCAGACTGTGCTGCTATGGCTTCTAAGCTCCGTGCGATGAATCATAATGCCGAAGAACAAGTTCGTTCTCAGCAACATGAAGTAACACATCTTGTTCATCTTGCTGCAAGGACCACCCCTAAAGGTCTTCACTGCCTTTCTATGCAACTCACTGCTGATTACTTTGCCCTGAGACCTGAGGATAGAAGGCTGCCAAATGAAAATAAGATTCATGATCCGAAACTTTATCATTATGCCGTCTTCTCTGACAATATTCTAGCCTGTGGAGTGGTTGTTAATTCCACCATGTCTAATTCcaag GAACAGGAAAAACTTGTTTTCCATATAGTGACCAATTCACTCAACTTTCCCGCAATATCAATGTGGTTCATATTAAACCCTCCTGGGAAAGCCGCCATCCACATACAGAACATTGACAATTTTGAGTGGTTGTCCAAGTACAATACATTCAAGAAACAAAGTTCTAATGATCCAAGATATACTTCTGAATTGAACTACCTCCGTTTCTACCTGCCAGATATCTTCCCCACTCTAAATAAGATTTTACTCTTTGATCATGATGTGGTGGTGCAACAAGATCTCAGCACACTATGGAATATTAACATGAATGGAAAAGTAATTGCAGGAGTTGGGACTTGTCAGGAAGGTGAAACTTCATTTCGTAGGATGGATATGCTCATAAACTTCTCAGATCCATACATTGTAGAAAGGTTTGATGTCAATGCTTGCACATGGGCATTTGGGATGAACTTGTTTGATTTGCAGCAGTGGAGGAGACATAATTTAACCGGTGTCTATCACAAATATTTGCAAAGG GGTTCCAAAAAGCCATTGTTTAATGCCGGAAGTCTGCCATTAGGCTGGCTCACCTTCTATAACAAGATTATGGTTTTGGACAGACGGTGGCACATTCTTGGCCTCGGTTATGACTCAGGCATTGACAAAAATAAGATTGAGCAGGCTGCTGTTGTACACTACGATGGAATTAGGAAGCCATGGATGGATATTGGGTTGGGAAGATATAAGAGTTATTGGTCCAATTTTATGAAGTATGACCACCCTATTTTGCGACGTTGCAATATCCAGGCATAG
- the LOC123893088 gene encoding probable galacturonosyltransferase 6 isoform X1, with the protein MKQSHHHHRWQRTLILCLLSLSVVAPVLFLSRRLQLLTHDGRSDFLDDLSTVKHRTDLLKSNAIEQENSEELEEPKQVVYKEDDVDSTLGDDSENNNDSEESRIEGSRNNFLEKNVSELDDDETQDQEAQQKGVASTDETQDQEAQQKGLSSTDGDQNIQTHSQRKTDQNIKMKAKQSGLTVNQHRQVSRHQSRRVTNQTVMEIKDQIIRARAYLGFLPPSSNSHLVKELRLGIREMERAVGEATKGSDLSRSALQKMRHMGASLSKASRAFPDCAAMASKLRAMNHNAEEQVRSQQHEVTHLVHLAARTTPKGLHCLSMQLTADYFALRPEDRRLPNENKIHDPKLYHYAVFSDNILACGVVVNSTMSNSKEQEKLVFHIVTNSLNFPAISMWFILNPPGKAAIHIQNIDNFEWLSKYNTFKKQSSNDPRYTSELNYLRFYLPDIFPTLNKILLFDHDVVVQQDLSTLWNINMNGKVIAGVGTCQEGETSFRRMDMLINFSDPYIVERFDVNACTWAFGMNLFDLQQWRRHNLTGVYHKYLQRGSKKPLFNAGSLPLGWLTFYNKIMVLDRRWHILGLGYDSGIDKNKIEQAAVVHYDGIRKPWMDIGLGRYKSYWSNFMKYDHPILRRCNIQA; encoded by the exons ATGAAACaatctcatcatcatcatcggtGGCAGAGGACTTTGATCCTCTGTCTCCTCTCTCTCTCCGTCGTCGCTCCCGTCCTTTTCCTCTCTCGCCGCCTTCAACTTCTCACTCACGATG GCCGTTCAGATTTTCTTGATGATTTATCTACTGTT aaacACAGAACAGATCTTTTAAAGTCAAATGCTATAGAACAG GAAAACTCAGAAGAATTAGAAGAGCCAAAGCAAGTTGTTTATAAAGAAGATGATGTTGATTCAACGCTTGGTGACGATTCAGAAAACAATAATGATTCTGAAGAGTCTAGAATTGAAGGGtctagaaataattttttggaaaaaaatg TTTCAGAACTAGACGATGATGAAACACAAGACCAGGAAGCACAGCAGAAAGGAGTGGCCTCCACGGATGAAACACAAGACCAGGAAGCTCAGCAGAAAGGATTGTCCTCCACAGATGGAGATCAG AATATACAAACTCACTCTCAAAGAAAGACAGATCAGAATATTAAAATGAAGGCAAAGCAATCTGGTTTGACAGTAAACCAACATCGTCAGGTTTCACGTCATCAGTCTCGCCGAGTGACAAATCAGACTGTTATGGAGATTAAGGATCAAATTATCAGAGCCAGAGCATATTTGGGCTTTCTTCCACCAAGCAGCAATTCACACTTGGTGAAGGAGTTGAGGTTGGGAATTAGAGAGATGGAACGTGCAGTCGGTGAAGCTACCAAGGGTTCAGATCTTTCAAGGAG TGCTTTGCAGAAAATGAGACACATGGGGGCTTCACTGTCTAAAGCCAGCCGTGCTTTCCCAGACTGTGCTGCTATGGCTTCTAAGCTCCGTGCGATGAATCATAATGCCGAAGAACAAGTTCGTTCTCAGCAACATGAAGTAACACATCTTGTTCATCTTGCTGCAAGGACCACCCCTAAAGGTCTTCACTGCCTTTCTATGCAACTCACTGCTGATTACTTTGCCCTGAGACCTGAGGATAGAAGGCTGCCAAATGAAAATAAGATTCATGATCCGAAACTTTATCATTATGCCGTCTTCTCTGACAATATTCTAGCCTGTGGAGTGGTTGTTAATTCCACCATGTCTAATTCcaag GAACAGGAAAAACTTGTTTTCCATATAGTGACCAATTCACTCAACTTTCCCGCAATATCAATGTGGTTCATATTAAACCCTCCTGGGAAAGCCGCCATCCACATACAGAACATTGACAATTTTGAGTGGTTGTCCAAGTACAATACATTCAAGAAACAAAGTTCTAATGATCCAAGATATACTTCTGAATTGAACTACCTCCGTTTCTACCTGCCAGATATCTTCCCCACTCTAAATAAGATTTTACTCTTTGATCATGATGTGGTGGTGCAACAAGATCTCAGCACACTATGGAATATTAACATGAATGGAAAAGTAATTGCAGGAGTTGGGACTTGTCAGGAAGGTGAAACTTCATTTCGTAGGATGGATATGCTCATAAACTTCTCAGATCCATACATTGTAGAAAGGTTTGATGTCAATGCTTGCACATGGGCATTTGGGATGAACTTGTTTGATTTGCAGCAGTGGAGGAGACATAATTTAACCGGTGTCTATCACAAATATTTGCAAAGG GGTTCCAAAAAGCCATTGTTTAATGCCGGAAGTCTGCCATTAGGCTGGCTCACCTTCTATAACAAGATTATGGTTTTGGACAGACGGTGGCACATTCTTGGCCTCGGTTATGACTCAGGCATTGACAAAAATAAGATTGAGCAGGCTGCTGTTGTACACTACGATGGAATTAGGAAGCCATGGATGGATATTGGGTTGGGAAGATATAAGAGTTATTGGTCCAATTTTATGAAGTATGACCACCCTATTTTGCGACGTTGCAATATCCAGGCATAG
- the LOC123893089 gene encoding photosystem II reaction center W protein, chloroplastic-like has protein sequence MASIITSTPTSSILRTGLVQKQPLGVSFQNIVGLPAMTKVGRVRCSIEGKPDVQESRSNLGMGASLIAAISVATLSSPAAMALVDERLSTEGTGLPFGLSNNLLGWILFGVFGFIWALYFVYASSLDEDEDSGLSL, from the exons ATGGCATCCATTATTACTAGCACCCCTACATCTTCAATCCTCCGCACAGGTCTTGTGCAAAAGCAACCTCTTGGAGTCTCATTCCAGAACATTGTTG GATTGCCAGCAATGACTAAGGTTGGAAGAGTGAGGTGTTCCATTGAAGGAAAGCCTGACGTGCAAGAAAGCAGGTCAAACTTAGGGATGGGAGCATCCTTAATAGCAGCTATCTCTGTTGCAACTTTGTCAAGCCCAGCAGCCATGGCTTTGGTGGATGAAAGACTGAGCACTGAAGGAACTGGACTTCCCTTTGGCCTTAGCAACAACCTTCTTGGTTGGATCTTGTTTGGTGTCTTCGGTTTTATATGGGCACTCTATTTTGTCTATGCTTCATCCCTTGATGAGGATGAAGATTCTGGTTTGTCTCTATAA
- the LOC123893090 gene encoding phospholipase A1-Igamma2, chloroplastic-like has product MEKAWRKIHGEDNWVGLLDPMDPIMRSELIRYGEMAQACYDSFDFDPYSKYCGSCIHPHHGFFPSSDLPHIGYTVARYLYATANINIPFFFKKSRWPDKYWSEHANWMGYVAVSDDETTKTIGRRDIVIAWRGTVTHVEWVANLQNYLKPIYKDIPCPDNDVRVEAGFLDMYTDRKNKDGYCKYSAREQVLGELKRLLEKYSNEEVSVTLTGHSLGSAMAMLSAFDIAETGLNVRENGEKIHVSVFSFSGPRVGNLKFKGRLESHLGVKVLRVHNKHDLVPKSPGVLINETSPFWLLKIAEDINIPWCYTHVGVELELDHKISPFLNPDAAAADVHNLEAILHILDGYHGRNRGYEATTNRDLALVNKRCDFLKDEHSVPPNWKVNFYRIMVKNEDGRWVLAHRPQVIDSSHHEDIEPYLMQIGITLPNK; this is encoded by the exons ATGGAAAAAGCATGGCGCAAAATCCACGGCGAAGATAATTGGGTTGGGCTTCTCGATCCAATGGACCCAATAATGAGATCCGAGCTAATCCGCTACGGTGAAATGGCCCAAGCTTGTTACGACTCATTTGATTTCGACCCATATTCAAAATATTGTGGTAGTTGTATACACCCACACCACGGATTTTTCCCATCGTCGGATCTTCCCCACATAGGGTACACTGTGGCACGTTATCTCTACGCCACAGCGAATATTAACATcccatttttcttcaaaaaatctCGATGGCCAGATAAATACTGGAGCGAACATGCGAATTGGATGGGATATGTTGCCGTTTCAGATGATGAAACAACAAAAACCATAGGCCGGAGAGACATCGTTATCGCTTGGCGAGGAACCGTTACCCATGTCGAATGGGTAGCGAATCTTCAAAATTATCTCAAACCTATTTACAAAGACATTCCTTGTCCCGACAATGATGTTAGAGTAGAAGCAGGTTTTCTTGATATGTATACCGATCGAAAAAACAAAGATGGCTATTGTAAATACTCCGCAAGGGAACAAGTTTTAGGTGAATTGAAAAGGTTGTTAGAAAAATACTCAAACGAGGAAGTTAGTGTTACGTTAACCGGACACAGTTTAGGAAGTGCAATGGCAATGTTAAGTGCATTTGATATAGCGGAAACAGGGCTAAATGTTAGAGAAAATGGGGAAAAGATTCATGTGTCGGTGTTTTCGTTTTCGGGGCCAAGGGTTGGGAACTTGAAATTTAAAGGGAGGTTGGAATCACATTTAGGTGTTAAGGTTTTGAGGGTTCATAACAAGCATGATCTGGTTCCGAAGTCGCCCGGGGTTTTGATTAATGAAACGTCGCCGTTTTGGTTGTTGAAGATTGCGGAGGATATTAATATTCCATGGTGTTATACTCATGTTGGAGTAGAGTTGGAGTTAGACCACAAGATTTCTCCTTTTTTGAATCCAGATGCAGCTGCAGCAGATGTCCATAATTTGGAGGCCATCTTACACATACTTGATGG ATACCATGGAAGAAACCGTGGATATGAAGCAACGACTAATAGGGACCTTGCTTTGGTGAATAAGAGATGTGACTTTCTGAAAGATGAGCACTCTGTGCCACCAAATTGGAAGGTAAATTTTTACAGGATCATGGTGAAGAATGAAGATGGACGATGGGTGCTGGCTCATCGCCCACAAGTCATTGATAGTAGCCATCATGAAGATATTGAACCTTATCTCATGCAAATAGGCATCACTTTACCTAATAAATAA